In one window of Tachypleus tridentatus isolate NWPU-2018 chromosome 2, ASM421037v1, whole genome shotgun sequence DNA:
- the LOC143244107 gene encoding uncharacterized protein LOC143244107 isoform X2, which produces MAVIFMLVTLTSCLRGFSTKILNTQDETSLAEGRGKISNSDTSPKCRRYIVYRLCLLSREDRLEAITCMENTMSTLSTYKIGQAIQWCVNYHNDYSGLEESNRRKGPFDIPVVDAMERLCSVTDVQVGHPINYMKAVGRQAALVMDCVVSKAAISDDHFVVLNFELKCFQGQPYAPNTELQEKIRK; this is translated from the exons CATGCTAGTAACCTTGACATCATGTCTCAGGGGTTTTTCCACTAAGATATTAAACACACAAGATGAAACTTCTTTGGCTGAGGGAAGAGGGAAGATTTCTAATAGTGATACGTCTCCAAAATGTAGACGATATATTGTATATAGGCTTTGCC TTCTCTCACGTGAAGACAGGCTTGAAGCGATTACCTGCATGGAAAACACCATGTCTACTTTATCCACATACAAA ATAGGCCAAGCTATCCAGTGGTGTGTCAACTATCATAATGATTACTCTGGACTTGAGGAGTCCAACCGACGTAAAGGTCCTTTTGACATTCCTGTTGTTGATGCTATGGAGAGACTGTGTTCTGTAACAGATGTTCAAGTTGGACATCCCATTAACTACATGAAG gcAGTTGGAAGACAAGCAGCTCTTGTTATGGACTGTGTTGTTAGCAAAGCAGCCATTTCAGATGATCATTTTGTGGTTTTAAACTTTGAACTG aaatgttttcaagGTCAACCTTATGCTCCAAACACTGAG TTACAGGAAAAAATCAGAAAATGA
- the LOC143244107 gene encoding uncharacterized protein LOC143244107 isoform X1, protein MAVIFMLVTLTSCLRGFSTKILNTQDETSLAEGRGKISNSDTSPKCRRYIVYRLCLLSREDRLEAITCMENTMSTLSTYKIGQAIQWCVNYHNDYSGLEESNRRKGPFDIPVVDAMERLCSVTDVQVGHPINYMKAVGRQAALVMDCVVSKAAISDDHFVVLNFELKCFQGQPYAPNTEVSLIFSYKCWDNISTEYIYILGFSKLFSLYPFLIKTFILLSYRKKSENDGCCTRN, encoded by the exons CATGCTAGTAACCTTGACATCATGTCTCAGGGGTTTTTCCACTAAGATATTAAACACACAAGATGAAACTTCTTTGGCTGAGGGAAGAGGGAAGATTTCTAATAGTGATACGTCTCCAAAATGTAGACGATATATTGTATATAGGCTTTGCC TTCTCTCACGTGAAGACAGGCTTGAAGCGATTACCTGCATGGAAAACACCATGTCTACTTTATCCACATACAAA ATAGGCCAAGCTATCCAGTGGTGTGTCAACTATCATAATGATTACTCTGGACTTGAGGAGTCCAACCGACGTAAAGGTCCTTTTGACATTCCTGTTGTTGATGCTATGGAGAGACTGTGTTCTGTAACAGATGTTCAAGTTGGACATCCCATTAACTACATGAAG gcAGTTGGAAGACAAGCAGCTCTTGTTATGGACTGTGTTGTTAGCAAAGCAGCCATTTCAGATGATCATTTTGTGGTTTTAAACTTTGAACTG aaatgttttcaagGTCAACCTTATGCTCCAAACACTGAGGTAAgtctaatattttcatataagtGTTGGGACAACATCagcactgaatatatatatatattaggattttctaaacttttttccCTCTATCCATTtttgattaaaacatttatacttcTCAGTTACAGGAAAAAATCAGAAAATGATGGTTGTTGTACAAGAAACTGA